The Canis lupus baileyi chromosome 37, mCanLup2.hap1, whole genome shotgun sequence DNA window TGAAAGGTCTAAGGTCTTGGTCGCTTTTTGCATGTGGACCTCTAATTGTTCCAGCACCagctgttgaaaagactatcctttctgcATTGAATTGCCTGTGCTCCTTTGTCAACAGACTTTAAAATACTCAATATGTGCTATAAAAGCACATCACCAGGgcctctgggaggctcagtcgggtaagcgtcTGCTTTAGgcgtaggtcatgatctcggagtccagAGATCCAGCtccaagtggggctccctgctcagaggggagtctgatTTGCCCccttcctctgcacccccccccccttgtgtgctctctctctctcaaataaataaataaaatctaaaaatatatatatatattacccctgttttttattttaaaagtcagtcGGATCAGTCCTACATTTAATGGTTATTTGCTTAAGATTTGAACCCCAGCTTCTTAGGAGAGAACACCAGTCAACTTGTAGATTAGAATACAGAGCGAGATAAACCACTTAGGAGTAAACTGGAATAGAATCCATCGGTATTGAGTTTGTGGCCTTTGGattagagacagagaaaccaTCTGAATCCACCACTCCACCTTTCAGGCTTCTGTCTTCTACACTGGAAAATAAAAGGCAGGTTACCAGACATATTCCAGGTTGCTAATCATCTGATTCTACTTCTAGGGCCCCAGAGCATAGGAGTGGAAATGAAATTTTCATCCCTAGAAGGTTTTCTTTCCCATTGGAGAGGCAAGTCTCATCCTTTAGAACTGACTTGTGAGGATTCATTGCACCTACTGTGGCTGATCTATCCCAAGCGTCTTCCCTGGCCTATGAGAACAGAGACCTGAGGCACATCTGTAGAGACCTGAGCATACAATCTTCCTGAGTGCCCCCTGCCAGCTGCTTCCACCACAGACCCATCTCAGTCTATTTCTGCAGAGTCATCCCTCCTTACCGCATGTTTTCATCTCTGGCACTGAGGCATCTTTGTTGACTCACCCCAACTTGGGTCagtcatatttctttctttgggaTACAGgatctgctctgcctctctcttctcaatCTCTCCTTCCAACTCTCTTTGCCTAAGGCTGACCACACTCCCTTATTCTCAAGAACCCACAGCTTAtctgtttttttcatgtttaaggCAGCCAAAGGCTTTTTACGAGATAATGAAAACCCCTCAACCACAATTTTGAGTTGCAAAGAATTTGCTAGATTTGCTGGCACAGAGAGTTACAGGAATGTTCTTCTGGTACTTTGTGGTCTGGAATCCCTGGAGGGTCAGGGATCTACAGGGAATGCAGACATGTGAAAATAATAACACTATAGCATGGGAGGGGTGGCTGTTTTGGGGGTGAGGAAGAGAGGCATCGTATACTTTTTGCAGAAACGGTGatagtgggcagccctggtggcgcagcggtttggtgtagcttgcagcctggggtgtgatcctggatacccgggatcgagtcccacatcgggctccctgaatggagcctgcttctccctctgtctgtgtctctgcctctctctctgtgtctatgaataaataaaaaaaatctttaaaaaaaaaaaaaagaaagaaatggtgatAGTTGAAGGATGGTGAGTTTAACAGCTGGCCAGGCTGAAAGTGGGGATCAAAGGCTCCAGACAGAAGTAATACCATATGCAAAGGAAGGGAAGCATGCATGAGCATGAGCACATTACTTTGGAAGCGGACAGGTTAACCCTTATCCACAGATGGGCAAGTTAGCTGATTCAGGTGGTTCGGCAGGTGTCCCTACCCATGATCCATGTGTGTCCTTCTCTTGGGAGATCAACCTTGCACTGTCAAGACTAGGGAGATAAGCATGTTTTGCTGTGTAGCATGTACAGGACATGGCATAGTTGTGGCAAAGGCATAGAATGTGTACTTGAGGGCGGCCAGAAGTAGGGGAGAGAAAGGATGGCTGGGGCGGGACGTTCAAAAAATCCTTACATCCAGGTCCTGGGGCAGGTAGAGGACCTTGCTTAGCCTCTGGGTTCCTTTTGCATCTATCTTATAGTGCAGCTTCAAGGAGGAGACCACATGCCAGGTGTGACTGCGGGGATCTGAAGGAAGCATGTGACTTGCTCATCTGGTAACAGGCAGTGACTTTTGGGAACCTAATaggctggtgccttgatcttggacttcctagcctccagaactgtgagaaataaatacatgtttaagcCACCGGGTTTATGGTACTTGGTTACAGCTGCCCCAACTGACTGAGTGAAGAAGGGATCTATCTACAAACGGTGGCAGGTTTGGCAGGGGGTCCATGAAATCTGGTTTCAAATCCACTGTGCTTCGGAGGTGGAAAGGACCAGAAGGCAGTTAGATAGAATGGTCTGAAGCTCAGCTGTGAGCCACGAAAATAAATAGGCAACGAAAGAATAACCGAGGGCAGTACCAAGAGACTCTCTTAGGGGAAATGTTCTTAATTCAGTTCAACGAATATTTTATAAGGTTAGGCACTGAAAGACATGCAAAGGAGAATCACACAGAGCCTTCTCCTTCAAAGAGCCTGCCTTGTTCTAACTATAGCCATGGACTCAGGTTTCCACACCAATGAAAAGTGTTTCTAAGAACTCTTGCTGAAATAAGATGTCAAATTCATGTCTACAAATCTAGGTCTGTTTCCTGGGCTTTCTGTGAGTTTGACATATtggtccttttttctttctttctattttccttcAGATTActcatgaatttctttctttttttttcttcaggttaCTTATGAATTTCAGACAAATTCTAGGTTATGATAATTGATGTCCTTCTTTATTTTCCAGCCTGCTTTATGCTTAAACATACCATGATTGACTTATAGCCATCTGAAAAGATGGGGAGTGCATtttttatggaaattttcaatCTTTGCAATTAGAGTGTAGAGAAAATGGAAGGTTAATGCAGttcgtttattttttttaaagtgtaactcctttttgaaaaatacttttctgtATGTTCATTAACTGTTTTtagataaacacacacagacatatatacaACTACAGTCTCTCAGTTGACTGCCAAAGtttgtgaagaaaataataaatgttttagaaaacgtttaaaatatttaagaaaatatttaaaacatttaagcaaatatttaaataaaatttaagaaatgtcCTAAAATATGAATTTGCAAGAGGACTGTATGTAGACTCCAATATTTCCATTGGAAATGAAACTTTGCAACTAAAGAGAAAATTTCAggagcgcctaggtggctcagtgattgagcttctgcctttggctcaggttctgatcccgggaccctaggatcgagtcccacactgggctccctgaacggagcctgcttctccctctgcctaggtctctgcctctctctgtgtgtctctcatgaataaacaaaatcttaaaaaaaaaaaaaagaaaatttcaaaatgtgaacTTAATACACATGCTAAAAGTGCTAAGTCACACTTTATAGCATAAGGAATTGAGGAACCTTAATTTAAAGCAAATAATTGTGTCTTGTCCCACTAGGAATTTGCATATTTTGCTAATGCTTATGGATTCTGATCTCAGAAAATTCCTTTCTAAAGTGTGAGATTTcttattgggaaaaaaattcagatacaAGGGGATTAGCATAGAAAAATTGGTCTTGCTTCTctctatttaaacatttttaagtccAATTCTTTGTCAGTTAACATTTTAGCCACTGGAATACAGGTAACACGTCTTGTTCTTTCCCCCAGAAACTGGTGTGTTTACTTTTATGGACTCAGAGGGGCTTTTCAAATTAACTTCAAATTTTTATGGCCCTTTTTTTCATATCCCATGTGTGAATTTGCTGTGGAGACTTAGGAATGATGGAACTGCACTCAGCAGCCCACTAGTGAATTGGTTGGCTTAGGTGAGTGTTGAGGACCTTTGGCAATGCGGCGCAGGCCTGAGTTTTAGCACTGAAGCAAAAGTTTTTAGAGCAGGCCAGGTTATGAATCAATATGAAGGAGGCACTTGAACACAATgtgcactttaaaaaattcattgaaaatTTGAGAGCATTTTCAATGAAAGTCGATAGGACTGCAATTTGTCTCCCTTGAACAGATTTGTTCGCTTTTGTTAagagttttgtcttttaaagtatTGATCAAATCAATGCTCAAGGTAGAACTAGGTCCAATTACAATCCTAACACCTTTTTGGGCAACTGttctaataatataattaatattttagcaAAACATCATGGATCATACCTGAAAGAAATCACCTGGGTCTGAAGAATACCTACTGAGGGCAGCCCTGTTAAGATTAACTCTGAGGTGTGTAGATTAATTTCCTGGACTTGCAAAGCAGGAGAGGGAAGGTTTTCCTTCCTTACAAGCCTGGAGGGTTTGGTGTTTGGCCCTGTTGAGACCCTAAGGGCTATTTGGGCTGATtaacatatatgtaattaaaGTGCACCAGCTAGAAAGGCAGAACCAGTTTTATTTGGCTCTGTACTTCTGTgaataatttctttctctctacatTATTTACCTTCTGTGTCcgtgtgggggagggagaggagggatcTAGCTTCCCTGGACATCCTTCCACTGCCTTGtttaggattattattattgcttCCTATCCTGGCAGacagaagggcagccccagtggcccagcggtttagcgccgccttcagcccggggtgtgatcctggagacccaggatcaagtcccacgtcaggctccctgcatggagcctgcttctccctctgcctgcgtctctgcctctgtgtgtgtgtgtgtgtctgtcatgaataaataaaatctaaaaaaaaaaaaaagagtagacaGGCTTTGCCTAGCATTCAAACTagattttctttccattcataTCACCATTTTTAAGCCACATTTTTCATCACAGGGTAAGAAACACTGTAAATAATTGAGGTGATCCATCAAGAGACCCATTCTTGATAATGAAAAATTGCATAACTCAGTAGAAGTCAATTAAAAACCACAAACTTCAGACCCCTTTGCTCagtgaagatttatttttatagtaggCATTTAATACGATAGATTATGGAggtcaaaattttttaaatttctaaaaattcagtTAGAGCTTGACAATCAACAGAAGATTTATACAGTATCAAagtatattagtttttatttttctcattcctttaacTTGAGATGTTTGAGGTGTTCAGGATTTTATAACCATATTAGAAATGACATCCCACTGTGGGatacttttttattcctttgcagGTTTTAAATGCTTCGTACTCTTTGTCCCTATAAAATGAAAACTACCTAAACTAAGAagttaggacattttcatcagtTAAACCAAGTATCTGAATACTTAGGACTAGATAAACAACTTGAAatgtttttgttgtctggttgcttGGTTAGGTCACAGACCATACATAGAATGTAATATCTTATACAACTccaggtaattaaaaaaaaaaataatgccagtGTCTTTAGAGATATCCAAGCTATGCAAGTGGCCAAGGGTAAAATGCCAAGTCTCTGAAATATGATGTCCATTatacttttcttccctttccgTGTTTTTTTCATGCCCTAAACCTAAAATGAACTAAGGTGCAACATCTATcttcaaaaacataaatatttaactaTTTGTTTTAAGGTTCATAATCTCCCATTAGAACTTTAAACTGTATCTAACGGCTTAGGTAGGTTTTGGCAGTCAGGCCTGGCAGATGCCTAACTCCAATCAACAGCGCACATGTGATCTGCTTCCTCCTGAAATTAAACTGCCAAGGAAAAAGGAGGAATCGTGCTCTTTATTTAATAACAAAGAATGCTATCGTTAGAATTCTCCAGATTTGGAATTCCAGCagtgtttctctgttttcttcttgatgTGTGACAAGAACgaatactataaaaaataaaaataaacctcatGTAAACAAGCAGTTCTTTGACTTTATAAGGCTCAACATCAAATATATCAAATTCTAAAAATACCAAAGACCAGTGAAATGTCAAAGCTGAGGGGATAACATGCTGGGGATAGAACAGGTTTTTAAGTCTTTCGATTTATTTGAACCTACTAGCATTAACTTTATGTTCATAGTTGCCACTTCAACAGACTACTGGAGTCCATGAGATttcatattcatataaatatttgacTTTGACCTCATAAAAAGTCCCTTGGGTCTATAATACTTTTATTCTTGTATAATCTGAAACAaatcctttccttttaaaaatcaaacagacCACGTTACACACACAGTTGACTAACTATTTACAAAGCACCCAATTAAATCCTACTtaattctctctcactctaaaaattCCATCTAACTGGTGTGCAAAGTACTGACCACATTAAATGCATCATGTTCACAGGCCCTGATGGTCCCTATCCAACCTGGAAAATACTGACttcattaaagagaaaagaaaatcttaaaaaataagtaaagcgTTTTGAAGAAACGAGACCAGAAATCACAGTACAAGACAGATAAATCTACTTTAATATGCACATGTAAAAGTTACACATCACAAGAGATTGGACAGTAGTTTAGCCATAACTAACATAGCTATagtgaaaatcatttttataaaaaaataatctagatgCGGTCATCAGAATTTTTGGTCTACTTAAGTTAATGTTTGAAGATCGACTTTTATCCCTGCTTGAAGGATTTGCCAttatgccttgtttttttttttttttcttttttttttttctcccactgtcGCCTATTAATATTCTTTGGAGGAAGGAAAGCAGAAAGTTTTCATTTCCAAGAGTTTGTCCTTTGGTAGCAAGCAgagaacatttttcatttctatgattTAAATAATCTGTACAGACATGAAACGTACGGACATTAAGCTTTAGTGTAAAATGAAGGatgataagcattttttttccactttgataAAACAGTAGATTTCATAAACTCCTTTAGGATCCAAGCATTTCCCCATCCCATATGCAAAACCATTCAGAATCCATTTTGACCTCAGTTAAAAAACAGGAAAGCAAACACTTACTCTTTATATATTACACTATCAAACCCTGTACTTAAGAACTGATAAAGTATATTCCCAACATGTATGCTTCAAATACAAAGATTTCAATCTAGgttaaagaaaacacatttgaatgGACTCAGAGCAAGTTTATTTTGTGATTAAACATCTCATGCAGTCATGCAGGACCACTAGCTATAACGATTACTTCCGAGTCTATAGGACACTGGatagaacaaaaacaaattaaaagctaGGCCAAACAGAAGAGACATTCAAGATATCAGGAGCTCTGCAACGgagctgaaaaataattttccaaaagaaatattcccatagattaaaaaaacacacacataatatttacaaaaaatatttaattaaaaatatcttataattACAGTAGTCTATTAAAGCATATACTTTCTCACACTTATAGAACATCTCTATATATACATGGTATGAAATGTCACTCAGTTATCTATACAATATGTAACATTCTTGCAGGGAAAAGAAAGTTCCCTGCCCCGTTATAATCATCTATTTTAAACAatagatgtcaaaaaaaaatatctacaatGCTCTTTTATATTAGTAAAgcttcaaaacaaaaattgagCTCCTTGGTCACAAAGTAGGCTTCTAAAGTTGATTTACTCTTCATCTTCTATTTATCAGTCCTGTCACACTTAAGCTTAAAAGTTTAACTGCACCTCCGAAAACACAGAAATGTACATTTCACAGCGGTTATAAATGAAGAGACAAAAGAGAATACATATGCAGAATGTTTATGaacgtgcaaaaaaaaaaaaaaaaaaggatgaaaactgtatttttcttccccccccctcccctctctctctctcttggaaTGACGAATGAAACGTTTCTAggatttgctgattttttttttttttttcctttcctcggGTGGCTTTTTCTGCAATTTctgctctttccccctccctttctaGTGCTCCTGGCTCGGGCTCAGGCGGGCCGCACACCTGTGGAAGACGAATGAATAGAGGGGGTGTGTGAACCTTCCCGCTGCAGACTAACTGGCGCCACCGACCAAACTCAAGACATGCTTGATCAACAACCCAAAACAAACCGCCAGGTCAGACAACACCCTCGGACCAGCAGGCAGCTGGCGGCCGGCCCCCCGAGGAGCCGGGATCGGGGATCCACTCCCAGGCCCTGCCGCATCCCGCTCTGCGGGTGTCAGACGGCTcggggcgtggggtggggggcgcacaGCGGGCAGTgcccacgcccacgcccacgcGGGGGCCCTCCCTCGGGGGGGGCAGGCGGTGGGAGCCCGCGGGGCGcgggaggggctcgggggcggcgggGACCCGCGTCCCTCCAGAGCGCACCCCGGATTAGTGAAGCGAAGTACGGCGGCACCGACGGGGGATGCCCACCTCCCGGGGCCTGCCCTCCGCACTCCGGGGCCGGGAACGCGGCGGTGCCGGGCCGCCGAAGCCAAGCCCCTGGGCCGGCGTCTCGGGGCCCcgcgcggggagggggaggcggagggggaggcggagggggagggggaggcgcgCTCACCTGGACCGCGCGGCTCAGCGGCACAGGATGCTGTCGCCCTGCTTGTTCACCGCGCCGGCCTGCAACAGCAACGGACACCGGGGCACAGGTtagcgggcgcgggcgcgggcgtcGCGCCCCGTACGGTCCTGGGCTTGAGCGCGGAGGccgggcccccccgccccgggcgcaGGCTGGACTTGACAGCCCGGGATGCGcagggccgcccccgccccccggtccCCGGTcccgccccgcgctcccgccgctgcccccccgcccccgccccgggctcccggggctcccggggctcccggggctcccgggcAGGGCTGcatcccccgccgccgccgccgccgccgcccggaggAAGGGGAGCGCCCGCgtgcggcccccgccccccgcccccgcccccaccccgcggcGCCCGCCCCGGGCCGGCGTCCGGCCTCTCACCGGGTCGGTGTTGAGCGCCGTGAGCGGGGTCCGCGGCGGCGCGGCCGGACAGGTCCCGGCCGGGTGgtgcggcggcgcgggcggcggcggctgccTCAGCAGAGCCGGGTGCGTCTCCAGCGCCAGCTGCAGGTCCAGGATGTAGTCGATAACGTGCTGCAGGATCTCCACTTTGCTGACTTTCTTGTTGGGCGGGATGGTGGGCACCAGCCTCCGCAGGCGGCTGTAGCAGTCGTTCATATCGCACTGCAGGCACAGCGCGGGCTcgtccgccgccgcctccgccgccttgcagcgcgccgccgccgccgccgccgccgccgccgccgagcctCCCAGGCCGTGGCCGTGCTCCGCCAGGCAGCGCAGAGCCAGCTCCCCGCCGCCGCAGCCCGACGGCGCCTTGCGGCCCGAGGGGCGCACCGGGCTCACCGCCTTCATCGcgcgccctgcgccctgcgccctgcgccctgcgccctgcgcgAGCGGACTCGCCGGCGCGAGCGaggcaggcgggcgggcgggcgggcgagctccgggcccccgcccgcggccgcgACCGCGACCGCGACCGGCTCCGCTGCCCCCGCCTTCGCGCCCGGCGCGCGCGGTCCGCGCTCGGGGCACCGCGGAGCTGCCGGCGGCCCCGCGCCCAACACCTGACGGCGCGGCCGCTCCGGGCCTCGCGAGGGGACCTGCGCTCAGGGGCGGCCCCCGGCCGGGACCGAAAGGCAGGGGAAGCAGCCCCCGGTTCCCCCGCCACCCGCTCCGGAGCGCCGACCgcagcccggccgccgccgcctcccggctCCCAGGCGCGCCTCCCGTACGCTCTCGCCCCGCCGGCCGCGCAGCTGCCTTTATAGAGCCGcgcgccccgggggcggggcctgctcgCTGGCGGGGTCGCCGCGAGAGCCGAGcggagccgggccgggccgggccgggcgcgcgGGCGGGTGCGCGGAGGGAGGCGGCGAGGGCGGAGGCTCCgcgtggtggggggggggggggggggggcggggaaccgGGCGGCCCGAGCGgcccggcgggcgggggcgggggcgggggggagcgggCAGCCAATCGGGCGGGCGGTGCCACCTCGGGGAATGAGGCTCGGGCCAATGGGAAGGGCCCTCCGGTGGGTCAGCGCCGTGGGTCGGGGTTCTGAGAAGAGCGAGCGGAGTGGGAGTCGCGCCAGGCTGGTGTGCGccccagggaggggagaagggacgGAGAAGTTCCCGCGGACAACTGCGGGGATGCGCGGCTGGAACCCGCGGTCCGCCGGCTGCGGATGCTGCGGAtgctgcggggcgcggggcgcgggacCCTCGGCCGCCCGCCCCTCCAGCCCGGGCTTGCAGCGCCTTCCGAAGGACGCGGTTCCAGAAGGCGCGCTCGTCCTCTTCGGTATTTTCCCTCTCCGTTTCATTATTCGCCTTTACACAATCgccgaaaaaaaaaaagaaaaaaaaaaaaaaacccgtaaTGATGGAATGGAATGTGCAGCCGTTccgttttccttccttctttctttctttctttttttttttaaaggttaaagcttaacaaaaaaaaaaaaaaaaaaaaaggaaaagagtgcCGAACGCAGAGATTTTTGaagggacatacaaatcaaaacgtCGCAGGGTTTTTCTTTTACCCATCTACATGATGCACAAGTGAGCTCCAGAAATGCAATTGCCTCAAAGCATTAAATGAGGGCAcgtaaatattaaaaatgcatggGCACGGAGTGTTTAAAATTCCACCATGACATATAATATTAATCCGTTTTATGTAAAATTCATACCTGTAACTTAATGTAGGCCATTAGCGCAGAGAGCCTCACGTGGTAGTGTAccccgcttttttttttaataagatgctGAGAATGTCCAGAGTCTCCTTTTGCAGCAAAGCATTAAAATTCACACTCGCAGTTCCTGGAGTCCTGCTCTGGCCACACCCTGCAGAAAAGTCTGTTAATTAAGAACGTTTCTGTGGCTTCTCTAATAGAAAAGCTGTCCCACAAAGGTTTGCACAAAATTGCAAAATGCGCTTTGATGGGATCTTCTTGGGTGCACTCCTCAAGGGAAAAAAGACCCCTTTGGTTGAGAAGTGAGTATAAAGACCTTTGGTCGTTGAGGGTATAGACTGTGAGTGCCTTCACCCTGCAAACCCCCCACCTTTAGAAAAGCTAG harbors:
- the ID4 gene encoding DNA-binding protein inhibitor ID-4; translation: MKAVSPVRPSGRKAPSGCGGGELALRCLAEHGHGLGGSAAAAAAAAAARCKAAEAAADEPALCLQCDMNDCYSRLRRLVPTIPPNKKVSKVEILQHVIDYILDLQLALETHPALLRQPPPPAPPHHPAGTCPAAPPRTPLTALNTDPAGAVNKQGDSILCR